From the Malus domestica chromosome 17, GDT2T_hap1 genome, one window contains:
- the LOC103404802 gene encoding homeobox-leucine zipper protein HDG2 isoform X2, translated as MQAGLIIPARNMPSMMGGNGNITGFASTSGLTLGQPNMMDASNLHPLDMAPNTSESDIPRFRDDDFDSANKSGSDNPEGGSGDDQENPRPKKKRYHRHTQHQIQEMEAFFKECPHPDDKQRKELSRELGLEPLQVKFWFQNKRTQMKTQHERHENTQLRNENEKLRTDNMRYREALGNASCPNCGGPTVLGEMSFDEHHLRLENARLREEIDSISAIAAKYVGKPLGTYPLMSSPVPSRGQLDLGVGNFGGQPGMGGEMYGAGDLLRSISAPSEVDKPMIIELALAAMEELFKMAQMGEPLWMTSFDGTTTILNEDEYIRTFPRGIGPKQNGFKTEASRESAVVIMNHINLVEILMDVNQWSTVFSGIVSRALTLEVLSSGVPGNYNGALQVMTAEFQVPSPLVPTRESYYVRYCKQHADGTWAVVDVSLDDLRPNPEPRSCQRRPSGCLIQELPNGYSKVTWVEHAEVDERGVHNLYKQLVSSGHAFGAKRWVATLDRQCERLASAMASNIPTGDVGVITNQEGRKSMLKLAERMVISFCSGVSASTTHTWTTLSGTGADDVRVMTRKSVDDPGRPPGIVLSAATSFWLPVPPKRVFEFLRDENSRSEWDILSNGGIVQEMAHIANGHDTGNCVSLLRVNSANSSQSNMLILQESCTDPTASFVIYAPVDIVAMNVVLNGSDPDYVALLPSGFAILPDGADIGDSGSGGGSLLTVAFQILVDSIPTAKLSLGSVATVNNLIACTVERIKAALSCDNE; from the exons ATGCAAGCCGGGCTTATTATTCCGGCGAGAAACATGCCTTCCATGATGGGAGGCAATGGGAACATTACTGGGTTTGCGTCAACTTCAGGACTCACACTTGGTCAG CCAAATATGATGGACGCCAGTAATCTGCACCCGCTAGACATGGCTCCAAACACCTCTGAAAGCGACATTCCTCGGTTCCGAGATGATGACTTCGACAGTGCTAACAAATCCGGCAGCGACAACCCTGAAGGCGGTTCGGGTGATGACCAAGAAAACCCTCGACCCAAAAAGAAGCGTTATCACCGCCACACTCAGCATCAGATCCAAGAAATGGAAGC GTTTTTCAAGGAATGTCCCCACCCAGATGACAAGCAGAGGAAGGAACTGAGCCGGGAATTAGGTTTGGAACCATTACAAGTCaaattttggtttcaaaacAAGCGCACCCAAATGAAG ACTCAGCATGAGCGGCATGAGAACACACAACTGCGGAACGAAAACGAAAAGCTCCGTACTGATAACATGAGGTACAGAGAAGCGCTAGGTAATGCCTCATGCCCCAATTGTGGCGGCCCAACAGTTCTAGGGGAGATGTCTTTCGACGAACACCATCTGAGACTCGAAAATGCTCGATTAcgagaagag ATTGATAGTATATCAGCGATAGCTGCGAAGTATGTTGGCAAACCATTAGGAACCTACCCTCTCATGTCTTCTCCAGTTCCTTCCCGTGGTCAACTTGATCTTGGGGTTGGGAACTTTGGTGGTCAGCCAGGCATGGGCGGTGAGATGTATGGTGCTGGAGACCTTCTCAGGTCAATCAGTGCACCAAGTGAGGTAGACAAGCCAATGATAATTGAGCTTGCTCTTGCAGCTATGGAGGAACTCTTCAAAATGGCCCAAATGGGTGAACCTTTGTGGATGACAAGCTTTGATGGCACCACAACCATACTCAATGAAGATGAGTACATCAGGACATTCCCTCGTGGAATCGGGCCAAAACAAAACGGCTTCAAAACTGAAGCTTCGCGTGAGAGTGCAGTTGTTATCATGAACCACATTAACCTTGTTGAGATTCTTATGGATGTG AATCAATGGTCGACTGTGTTTTCTGGGATTGTGTCAAGAGCTCTGACCCTTGAAGTCCTATCATCTGGCGTGCCTGGAAATTACAATGGAGCCTTGCAAGTG ATGACGGCAGAATTCCAAGTTCCTTCACCACTTGTTCCAACTCGTGAGAGTTATTATGTAAGGTACTGCAAACAGCATGCCGATGGCACCTGGGCTGTGGTTGATGTTTCATTGGACGACTTGCGCCCCAATCCTGAGCCTAGATCTTGTCAAAGAAGGCCCTCGGGATGCCTAATTCAAGAATTGCCAAATGGATATTCAAAG GTTACATGGGTTGAGCATGCTGAAGTGGATGAAAGAGGTGTTCACAACCTCTACAAGCAGCTGGTTAGCTCCGGCCATGCATTTGGCGCGAAACGATGGGTTGCCACCTTGGACCGGCAATGCGAACGTCTAGCTAGTGCAATGGCATCAAACATCCCTACTGGTGATGTTGGAG TGATTACAAATCAAGAAGGGAGAAAAAGCATGCTAAAATTGGCTGAAAGAATGGTGATTAGCTTCTGTTCTGGAGTGAGTGCATCAACCACTCACACATGGACCACACTGTCTGGAACCGGTGCTGATGATGTCCGGGTGATGACCCGAAAAAGTGTGGATGATCCCGGAAGGCCTCCAGGTATTGTGCTCAGTGCCGCCACATCTTTTTGGCTTCCAGTTCCTCCCAAAAGAGTCTTTGAGTTTCTCCGCGATGAGAACTCCCGCAGCGAG TGGGATATTCTTTCCAATGGGGGAATTGTTCAAGAGATGGCACACATTGCGAATGGTCATGACACTGGGAATTGCGTGTCTCTACTACGAGTAAAT AGTGCCAATTCAAGCCAGAGCAACATGCTGATACTGCAAGAGAGCTGCACTGACCCAACAGCTTCCTTTGTGATTTATGCACCAGTTGACATTGTTGCCATGAATGTGGTGCTGAATGGGAGTGACCCTGATTATGTTGCCCTTCTTCCTTCTGGGTTTGCTATACTCCCGGATGGAGCCGACATTGGAGACTCTGGCTCTGGTGGTGGTTCCCTTCTCACTGTTGCTTTTCAGATCTTGGTTGATTCAATCCCAACTGCTAAGCTGTCTCTCGGGTCGGTTGCAACAGTTAACAATCTTATTGCTTGCACTGTTGAGAGGATCAAAGCTGCATTGTCATGCGACAATGAGTGA
- the LOC103404802 gene encoding homeobox-leucine zipper protein HDG2 isoform X1, producing the protein MQAGLIIPARNMPSMMGGNGNITGFASTSGLTLGQPNMMDASNLHPLDMAPNTSESDIPRFRDDDFDSANKSGSDNPEGGSGDDQENPRPKKKRYHRHTQHQIQEMEAFFKECPHPDDKQRKELSRELGLEPLQVKFWFQNKRTQMKTQHERHENTQLRNENEKLRTDNMRYREALGNASCPNCGGPTVLGEMSFDEHHLRLENARLREEIDSISAIAAKYVGKPLGTYPLMSSPVPSRGQLDLGVGNFGGQPGMGGEMYGAGDLLRSISAPSEVDKPMIIELALAAMEELFKMAQMGEPLWMTSFDGTTTILNEDEYIRTFPRGIGPKQNGFKTEASRESAVVIMNHINLVEILMDVNQWSTVFSGIVSRALTLEVLSSGVPGNYNGALQVMTAEFQVPSPLVPTRESYYVRYCKQHADGTWAVVDVSLDDLRPNPEPRSCQRRPSGCLIQELPNGYSKVTWVEHAEVDERGVHNLYKQLVSSGHAFGAKRWVATLDRQCERLASAMASNIPTGDVGVITNQEGRKSMLKLAERMVISFCSGVSASTTHTWTTLSGTGADDVRVMTRKSVDDPGRPPGIVLSAATSFWLPVPPKRVFEFLRDENSRSEWDILSNGGIVQEMAHIANGHDTGNCVSLLRSANSSQSNMLILQESCTDPTASFVIYAPVDIVAMNVVLNGSDPDYVALLPSGFAILPDGADIGDSGSGGGSLLTVAFQILVDSIPTAKLSLGSVATVNNLIACTVERIKAALSCDNE; encoded by the exons ATGCAAGCCGGGCTTATTATTCCGGCGAGAAACATGCCTTCCATGATGGGAGGCAATGGGAACATTACTGGGTTTGCGTCAACTTCAGGACTCACACTTGGTCAG CCAAATATGATGGACGCCAGTAATCTGCACCCGCTAGACATGGCTCCAAACACCTCTGAAAGCGACATTCCTCGGTTCCGAGATGATGACTTCGACAGTGCTAACAAATCCGGCAGCGACAACCCTGAAGGCGGTTCGGGTGATGACCAAGAAAACCCTCGACCCAAAAAGAAGCGTTATCACCGCCACACTCAGCATCAGATCCAAGAAATGGAAGC GTTTTTCAAGGAATGTCCCCACCCAGATGACAAGCAGAGGAAGGAACTGAGCCGGGAATTAGGTTTGGAACCATTACAAGTCaaattttggtttcaaaacAAGCGCACCCAAATGAAG ACTCAGCATGAGCGGCATGAGAACACACAACTGCGGAACGAAAACGAAAAGCTCCGTACTGATAACATGAGGTACAGAGAAGCGCTAGGTAATGCCTCATGCCCCAATTGTGGCGGCCCAACAGTTCTAGGGGAGATGTCTTTCGACGAACACCATCTGAGACTCGAAAATGCTCGATTAcgagaagag ATTGATAGTATATCAGCGATAGCTGCGAAGTATGTTGGCAAACCATTAGGAACCTACCCTCTCATGTCTTCTCCAGTTCCTTCCCGTGGTCAACTTGATCTTGGGGTTGGGAACTTTGGTGGTCAGCCAGGCATGGGCGGTGAGATGTATGGTGCTGGAGACCTTCTCAGGTCAATCAGTGCACCAAGTGAGGTAGACAAGCCAATGATAATTGAGCTTGCTCTTGCAGCTATGGAGGAACTCTTCAAAATGGCCCAAATGGGTGAACCTTTGTGGATGACAAGCTTTGATGGCACCACAACCATACTCAATGAAGATGAGTACATCAGGACATTCCCTCGTGGAATCGGGCCAAAACAAAACGGCTTCAAAACTGAAGCTTCGCGTGAGAGTGCAGTTGTTATCATGAACCACATTAACCTTGTTGAGATTCTTATGGATGTG AATCAATGGTCGACTGTGTTTTCTGGGATTGTGTCAAGAGCTCTGACCCTTGAAGTCCTATCATCTGGCGTGCCTGGAAATTACAATGGAGCCTTGCAAGTG ATGACGGCAGAATTCCAAGTTCCTTCACCACTTGTTCCAACTCGTGAGAGTTATTATGTAAGGTACTGCAAACAGCATGCCGATGGCACCTGGGCTGTGGTTGATGTTTCATTGGACGACTTGCGCCCCAATCCTGAGCCTAGATCTTGTCAAAGAAGGCCCTCGGGATGCCTAATTCAAGAATTGCCAAATGGATATTCAAAG GTTACATGGGTTGAGCATGCTGAAGTGGATGAAAGAGGTGTTCACAACCTCTACAAGCAGCTGGTTAGCTCCGGCCATGCATTTGGCGCGAAACGATGGGTTGCCACCTTGGACCGGCAATGCGAACGTCTAGCTAGTGCAATGGCATCAAACATCCCTACTGGTGATGTTGGAG TGATTACAAATCAAGAAGGGAGAAAAAGCATGCTAAAATTGGCTGAAAGAATGGTGATTAGCTTCTGTTCTGGAGTGAGTGCATCAACCACTCACACATGGACCACACTGTCTGGAACCGGTGCTGATGATGTCCGGGTGATGACCCGAAAAAGTGTGGATGATCCCGGAAGGCCTCCAGGTATTGTGCTCAGTGCCGCCACATCTTTTTGGCTTCCAGTTCCTCCCAAAAGAGTCTTTGAGTTTCTCCGCGATGAGAACTCCCGCAGCGAG TGGGATATTCTTTCCAATGGGGGAATTGTTCAAGAGATGGCACACATTGCGAATGGTCATGACACTGGGAATTGCGTGTCTCTACTACGA AGTGCCAATTCAAGCCAGAGCAACATGCTGATACTGCAAGAGAGCTGCACTGACCCAACAGCTTCCTTTGTGATTTATGCACCAGTTGACATTGTTGCCATGAATGTGGTGCTGAATGGGAGTGACCCTGATTATGTTGCCCTTCTTCCTTCTGGGTTTGCTATACTCCCGGATGGAGCCGACATTGGAGACTCTGGCTCTGGTGGTGGTTCCCTTCTCACTGTTGCTTTTCAGATCTTGGTTGATTCAATCCCAACTGCTAAGCTGTCTCTCGGGTCGGTTGCAACAGTTAACAATCTTATTGCTTGCACTGTTGAGAGGATCAAAGCTGCATTGTCATGCGACAATGAGTGA